In one window of Leifsonia sp. NPDC080035 DNA:
- a CDS encoding glutamate decarboxylase → MTSQLANDTSTDAGLPAYTGHLSRKRPPDRLPDGPTDPESTYRLLHDELLLDGSSRLNLATFVTTWMDPQAATLMAEAFDKNMIDKDEYPATAAIERRCVAIVSDLFHAEPGEPTGAATIGSSEAVMLAGLALKWRWRARKGGTGGGTPNLVLGSNVQVVWEKFCRYFEVEPRYLPVAKGRYVVTPEQVRDAVDENTIGAVGILGTTYTGELEPIAEICAALDDLAASGGPDVPVHVDAASGGFVVPFLHPELEWDFRLPRVVSINVSGHKYGLTYPGIGFVSWRSAEHLPEDLVFKVNYLGGDMPTFTLNFSRPGNQIIGQYYNFVRLGRAGYTAIMEALRDTALDISAGLAEDPAIEIIADGSAIPVIAFTLKGDPGYTVFQVSHELRARGWQVPAYTMPADAEDVAVLRIVVRDGFNADLASDLVADIRAVCGELAAAERPEHRRTHFAH, encoded by the coding sequence ATGACCTCGCAGCTCGCGAACGACACGTCCACCGATGCTGGCCTCCCGGCCTACACCGGTCACCTCTCCCGCAAGCGGCCGCCCGACCGCCTGCCGGACGGCCCGACCGATCCCGAGAGCACCTACCGGCTGCTGCACGACGAGCTGCTGCTCGACGGCAGCTCGCGGCTCAACCTCGCCACCTTCGTCACGACGTGGATGGACCCCCAGGCCGCGACACTCATGGCCGAGGCGTTCGACAAGAACATGATCGACAAGGACGAGTACCCGGCGACCGCCGCGATCGAACGTCGCTGCGTCGCCATCGTCTCCGACCTGTTCCACGCCGAACCCGGCGAGCCGACCGGCGCCGCCACCATCGGATCCAGCGAGGCGGTGATGCTCGCCGGCCTCGCGCTCAAGTGGCGCTGGCGCGCACGGAAGGGCGGGACGGGAGGCGGCACCCCGAACCTCGTGCTCGGCTCGAACGTGCAGGTGGTGTGGGAGAAGTTCTGCCGCTACTTCGAGGTGGAGCCGCGCTACCTGCCGGTCGCGAAGGGGCGGTACGTCGTCACGCCGGAGCAGGTGCGGGACGCGGTGGACGAGAACACGATCGGCGCGGTCGGCATCCTCGGCACCACCTACACCGGCGAGCTCGAGCCGATCGCGGAGATCTGTGCTGCGCTGGACGACCTCGCCGCGTCCGGCGGCCCTGACGTGCCCGTGCACGTGGATGCGGCCAGTGGCGGCTTCGTCGTGCCGTTCCTGCACCCGGAGCTGGAGTGGGACTTCCGCCTGCCGCGGGTGGTCTCGATCAACGTCTCGGGCCACAAGTACGGCCTCACCTACCCCGGGATCGGCTTCGTCTCCTGGCGCTCGGCCGAGCATCTGCCGGAGGATCTGGTGTTCAAGGTGAACTACCTCGGCGGCGACATGCCGACCTTCACGCTGAACTTCTCCCGCCCCGGCAACCAGATCATCGGCCAGTACTACAACTTCGTGCGGCTCGGGCGCGCGGGCTACACCGCGATCATGGAGGCGCTCCGCGACACCGCGCTCGACATCTCGGCGGGGCTCGCGGAGGACCCGGCCATCGAGATCATCGCCGACGGCTCCGCCATCCCGGTGATCGCGTTCACCCTGAAGGGCGACCCCGGCTACACCGTGTTCCAGGTCTCCCACGAGCTGCGTGCGCGCGGCTGGCAGGTGCCCGCGTACACGATGCCGGCGGACGCGGAGGATGTGGCCGTGCTGCGGATCGTCGTGCGCGACGGCTTCAACGCCGACCTGGCGAGCGACCTGGTGGCGGACATCCGCGCGGTGTGCGGGGAGCTCGCCGCCGCGGAGAGGCCGGAGCACAGGCGCACGCACTTCGCGCATTGA
- a CDS encoding META domain-containing protein, with amino-acid sequence MNRRKARHAKGANGMRSTRGLRAGSIVLVAAALLAGCAGTPSGAALVGTWGSTASKQPNLTIENNGSFSGTDGCNRLTGTGSIDGDSITFGPMASTLMACEGVDEWLNKAATGTAKGSTLTIYDDGGNAIGTLEKSD; translated from the coding sequence GTGAACCGCCGGAAGGCGCGGCACGCGAAGGGGGCGAACGGGATGCGGAGCACGAGGGGACTGCGAGCCGGGAGCATCGTGCTGGTCGCCGCCGCGCTGCTCGCCGGCTGCGCGGGGACGCCGAGCGGTGCGGCCCTGGTCGGCACGTGGGGTTCGACGGCGAGCAAGCAGCCGAACCTCACGATCGAGAACAATGGATCCTTCTCCGGCACCGACGGCTGCAACCGGCTCACCGGCACCGGATCGATCGACGGCGACTCCATCACCTTCGGGCCCATGGCGAGCACCCTGATGGCGTGCGAGGGCGTGGACGAGTGGCTGAACAAGGCCGCGACCGGCACGGCGAAGGGCTCGACCCTGACCATCTACGACGACGGCGGCAACGCCATCGGCACCCTCGAGAAGTCCGACTGA